A genomic region of Zea mays cultivar B73 chromosome 6, Zm-B73-REFERENCE-NAM-5.0, whole genome shotgun sequence contains the following coding sequences:
- the LOC100194018 gene encoding uncharacterized protein LOC100194018: MAGAEGERWVGLATDFSEGSRAALRWAAANLLRAGDHLLLLHVIKEPDYEQSEAILWESTGSPLIPLSEFSDPIIAKKYGAKPDIETLDILNTTATQKDIVVVVKVLWGDPREKLCQVIHDTPLSCLVIGSRGLGKLKRVLLGSVSDYVVNNATCPVTVVKSTSTEG, translated from the exons ATGGCCGGcgccgagggcgagaggtgggtggGGCTAGCAACGGACTTCTCGGAGGGGAGCCGGGCGGCGCTGCGGTGGGCGGCGGCCAACCTGCTGCGAGCCGGCGACCACCTGCTGCTGCTGCACGTCATCAAGGAGCCCGACTACGAGCAGAGCGAGGCCATCCTCTGGGAATCCACCGGCTCCC CGTTGATTCCCCTCTCGGAATTCTCTGACCCTATCATTGCGAAGAAATATGGAGCAAAGCCGGACATAGAAACCTTGGACATCCTGAACACTACAGCTACCCAGAAGGAT ATCGTGGTGGTTGTGAAAGTCCTGTGGGGTGATCCGCGTGAGAAGCTCTGTCAAGTTATCCATGATACCCCGCTGAGCTGCTTGGTTATAGGAAGCAGGGGCCTTGGCAAGCTCAAGAG GGTGCTCTTGGGAAGTGTCAGCGACTATGTTGTGAACAATGCAACCTGCCCTGTCACCGTCGTCAAGTCAACAAGCACCGAAGGTTGA
- the LOC100284005 gene encoding DNA-directed RNA polymerase V subunit 7 isoform X1 → MGPLGVMSSELQWVHIRTPCCHHIVLHRYSAMVFLEAEMSWNVLISPSQLDRKGLLLRKAIIVRLLEDVTNRRASKEHGYYIAVNQLKAISEGKVRELTGDVLFPVSFTCITQKPMKGEVMVGHVDRILKHGVFLKSGPVESIFLAEKSMSNYKYIGGENAMFMNDHSKLEKDTAVRFKVLGFRWMEADRQFQLLATIAGDFLGPL, encoded by the exons ATGGGGCCTTTAGGTGTTATGTCCTCAGAACTGCAGTGGGTTCATATCCGTACTCCTTGCTGCCACCACATAGTTTTGCA CAGGTATTCAGCCATGGTTTTTCTTGAGGCAGAGATGTCATGGAATGTGTTGATCTCACCTAGCCAGCTGGACCGCAAGGGCCTCCTGCTCCGCAAGGCTATCATTGTGCGTCTTCTGGAGGATGTCACAAACAGGAGGGCTTCGAAAGAGCATGGCTACTACATTGCTGTTAATCAGCTGAAGGCAATATCTGAAGGGAAAGTGCGTGAGCTAACTGGAGATGTTCTGTTCCCAGTTTCATTTACTTGCATTACACAGAAGCCTATGAAGGGAGAGGTCATGGTTGGGCACGTGGACAGGATCCTCAAGCATGGCGTGTTCCTCAAATCCGGACCCGTGGAGAGCATCTTCCTGGCTGAGAAGTCGATGAGTAATTACAAGTACATAGGTGGGGAGAATGCGATGTTCATGAACGACCACTCGAAGCTGGAGAAGGACACCGCCGTGCGCTTCAAGGTCCTAGGGTTCCGCTGGATGGAGGCTGACCGCCAATTCCAGCTCCTTGCTACGATCGCTGGTGACTTCCTTGGGCCGCTGTGA
- the LOC100284005 gene encoding DNA-directed RNA polymerase V subunit 7 isoform X2 — MVFLEAEMSWNVLISPSQLDRKGLLLRKAIIVRLLEDVTNRRASKEHGYYIAVNQLKAISEGKVRELTGDVLFPVSFTCITQKPMKGEVMVGHVDRILKHGVFLKSGPVESIFLAEKSMSNYKYIGGENAMFMNDHSKLEKDTAVRFKVLGFRWMEADRQFQLLATIAGDFLGPL; from the coding sequence ATGGTTTTTCTTGAGGCAGAGATGTCATGGAATGTGTTGATCTCACCTAGCCAGCTGGACCGCAAGGGCCTCCTGCTCCGCAAGGCTATCATTGTGCGTCTTCTGGAGGATGTCACAAACAGGAGGGCTTCGAAAGAGCATGGCTACTACATTGCTGTTAATCAGCTGAAGGCAATATCTGAAGGGAAAGTGCGTGAGCTAACTGGAGATGTTCTGTTCCCAGTTTCATTTACTTGCATTACACAGAAGCCTATGAAGGGAGAGGTCATGGTTGGGCACGTGGACAGGATCCTCAAGCATGGCGTGTTCCTCAAATCCGGACCCGTGGAGAGCATCTTCCTGGCTGAGAAGTCGATGAGTAATTACAAGTACATAGGTGGGGAGAATGCGATGTTCATGAACGACCACTCGAAGCTGGAGAAGGACACCGCCGTGCGCTTCAAGGTCCTAGGGTTCCGCTGGATGGAGGCTGACCGCCAATTCCAGCTCCTTGCTACGATCGCTGGTGACTTCCTTGGGCCGCTGTGA